Proteins from a genomic interval of Amycolatopsis sp. cg13:
- a CDS encoding GNAT family N-acetyltransferase, with the protein MVEGVTEIVTERLVLRHFVETDRQAVAEIQSDPETNRYNPRPPDTATTLVMFDSWLEHWAEFGYGYLAVRERGRPEAADGSDVIGMAGVRNREFRGEKVLNLAYRFRPSAWGKGYAAEAARASVEWAEREIPAIPVLISVAVTNAPSLRVVEKLGFTEYVEEEYEGAVSRHFRR; encoded by the coding sequence ATGGTCGAGGGCGTGACAGAGATCGTGACGGAAAGGCTGGTGCTGCGGCACTTCGTGGAGACCGATCGGCAGGCAGTGGCGGAGATCCAGAGCGACCCGGAGACGAACCGGTACAACCCGCGTCCGCCGGACACCGCGACCACGCTGGTGATGTTCGACAGCTGGCTCGAACACTGGGCGGAGTTCGGCTACGGATACCTGGCGGTCCGGGAGCGGGGCAGGCCGGAGGCGGCCGACGGGTCGGACGTGATCGGCATGGCCGGAGTGCGCAACCGGGAGTTCCGGGGCGAGAAGGTGCTGAACCTGGCGTACCGCTTCCGGCCGTCGGCGTGGGGGAAGGGCTACGCGGCGGAGGCGGCGCGGGCGTCGGTGGAGTGGGCGGAACGGGAGATCCCGGCGATTCCGGTGCTGATCAGCGTGGCGGTGACCAATGCGCCGTCGTTGCGGGTGGTGGAGAAGCTGGGGTTCACGGAGTACGTGGAGGAGGAGTACGAGGGGGCGGTTTCGCGGCACTTTCGGCGGTGA
- a CDS encoding PLP-dependent aspartate aminotransferase family protein, which yields MTSALRTRAVHAGRDDLADLGLHAAPLDFSTTYPARDSAEEARRIDEFAAGGNVTGIYGRIGNPTVERFEQALAELEGFDHAVAFASGMAAVSACLLSAVSQGKRHIVGVRPLYGCTDHLLTTGLLGTEVTWTAPEDVADALRPDTGLVFVETPANPTLSELDIATLTEACGDVPVLVDNTFATPVLQRPGRLGARMVLHSATKFLGGHGDVMGGIVACDAEEAARLRSLRFATGGVLHPLAGYLLLRGLSTLPLRVKAASETAAVLASRLASHPSVSGVHYPKLGGPLVAFEVTGDPHAVIGAVRLITPAVSLGSVDTLIQHPASLTHRIVAEDDRTGSGITHGLLRLSAGLEDVEDLWLDLDQALKGC from the coding sequence TCTCGCCGACCTCGGCCTGCACGCCGCCCCGCTCGACTTCTCCACGACCTACCCCGCGCGCGACAGCGCCGAGGAGGCCCGCCGGATCGACGAATTCGCCGCGGGCGGGAACGTCACCGGCATCTACGGCCGGATCGGCAACCCGACCGTCGAACGGTTCGAGCAAGCGCTCGCGGAACTCGAAGGGTTCGACCACGCCGTGGCATTCGCCAGCGGCATGGCGGCGGTCTCGGCGTGCCTGCTTTCCGCGGTGTCGCAAGGAAAACGCCACATCGTCGGCGTCCGCCCGCTGTACGGCTGCACCGATCACCTGCTGACCACCGGCCTGCTGGGCACCGAGGTCACTTGGACCGCCCCCGAGGATGTCGCCGACGCGTTGCGCCCCGACACCGGCCTGGTTTTCGTTGAAACGCCCGCGAACCCGACCCTGAGCGAACTGGACATCGCCACCCTGACCGAGGCGTGCGGCGACGTCCCGGTTCTGGTCGACAACACCTTCGCGACGCCCGTCCTGCAGCGCCCCGGCCGTCTCGGTGCCCGCATGGTGCTGCACAGCGCGACAAAGTTCCTGGGCGGCCATGGCGACGTCATGGGCGGCATCGTGGCTTGCGATGCGGAGGAAGCCGCGCGGTTGCGTTCCCTGCGCTTCGCCACCGGTGGCGTGCTGCACCCGCTTGCCGGATACCTGTTGCTGCGCGGCCTGTCGACGCTCCCGCTGCGCGTCAAGGCCGCATCGGAGACCGCCGCCGTCTTGGCCTCGCGGCTAGCCTCGCACCCCTCGGTGAGCGGCGTGCACTACCCGAAACTGGGCGGCCCGCTGGTGGCCTTCGAGGTAACCGGCGACCCGCACGCGGTGATCGGCGCCGTCCGGCTGATCACGCCCGCGGTGAGCCTGGGCAGCGTCGACACCTTGATCCAGCACCCGGCTTCCCTGACGCACCGAATCGTCGCCGAGGACGACCGCACCGGCTCGGGCATCACGCACGGTTTGCTGCGGCTTTCGGCCGGGCTGGAGGATGTTGAGGACTTGTGGCTTGATCTGGATCAGGCTCTGAAGGGTTGCTGA
- a CDS encoding alpha/beta fold hydrolase, which translates to MTELPLVLLHAFPLDARMWDPVRAPLAERLRVITPDQRGLGRSPLPETEAEPDLADAARDVVALLDKLELDQVVLGGCSMGGYLAMAVLRQAPERVGGLVLIDTKATADTPEAAQTRLDVANRAETEGVKNWLADANLPNLLADTASADVLARVRELIDAQPPSGVAWAARAMRNRPDSVDLLRETDVPALVIVGERDAITPLDAANTMVEALPDATLAVLPDVGHLTPLEDPAGVVEAILGWVS; encoded by the coding sequence ATGACCGAACTGCCGTTGGTGCTCCTGCACGCCTTCCCGCTCGACGCCCGCATGTGGGACCCGGTCCGCGCGCCGCTCGCGGAACGCCTCCGGGTCATCACGCCCGACCAGCGCGGTCTCGGCCGGAGCCCGTTGCCCGAAACCGAAGCCGAGCCCGATCTCGCCGACGCTGCCCGGGACGTCGTCGCGCTCCTCGACAAGCTCGAACTCGACCAGGTGGTTCTCGGCGGCTGTTCGATGGGCGGTTACCTCGCGATGGCCGTCCTGCGGCAGGCTCCCGAGCGCGTCGGGGGACTGGTCCTCATCGACACCAAAGCCACCGCGGACACCCCCGAAGCCGCGCAGACCCGGCTCGACGTCGCGAACCGGGCGGAAACCGAGGGCGTCAAAAACTGGCTGGCCGACGCGAACCTGCCGAACCTTCTCGCCGACACCGCGTCCGCCGACGTCCTCGCGCGCGTGCGCGAATTGATCGACGCGCAGCCGCCGTCCGGGGTCGCCTGGGCCGCGCGGGCGATGCGCAACCGGCCTGATTCCGTTGACCTGCTGCGCGAAACGGACGTACCGGCGCTCGTCATCGTGGGGGAGCGCGACGCGATCACGCCGCTCGACGCCGCCAACACCATGGTCGAAGCGCTTCCCGACGCGACTCTCGCGGTCCTTCCCGACGTCGGGCACCTGACGCCGCTGGAGGACCCGGCTGGCGTGGTCGAAGCGATCCTCGGCTGGGTCAGCTGA
- a CDS encoding alkaline phosphatase family protein — translation MDVPQYADVPHLGQVVPALLGALGVPGEDGGLALPEARSACVLLIDGLGWELLAQHAADAPVLTELASSPLRVGFPSTTAAGVAAIGTGLASGEHGMVGYTFEIPGAGVMNALRWRSHEDGSDLRGSLPPREVQPLPTTFERAAAAGIEAAVVSSAHFANTALTQATQGGAQYVGVHALGDLAARTLDVLSSRSFCYAYHSELDLLGHLYGPGSTAWRMQLRHVDRLVESIVDGLPAGAVLAVVADHGMVTVEEKLNLEDTPELLAGVRAFGGEVRARHVYTEPGATADVVAAWRSVLGSRAWVLPREEAIAAGWFGAAVSDRVRPRIGDVVAAATGTFGMVRELAEAVESNLVGQHGSLTSAEQLVPLVIARG, via the coding sequence GTGGATGTGCCCCAGTACGCGGATGTTCCGCACCTAGGCCAGGTCGTTCCAGCCCTGCTCGGCGCGCTGGGCGTGCCCGGCGAAGACGGCGGCCTGGCGTTGCCCGAAGCCCGCAGCGCCTGCGTGCTCCTGATCGACGGCCTCGGCTGGGAACTGCTCGCCCAGCACGCCGCGGACGCCCCCGTCCTCACCGAACTGGCCAGCAGCCCCCTGCGAGTCGGCTTCCCGTCGACCACCGCGGCCGGCGTCGCCGCGATCGGCACCGGCTTGGCGTCCGGCGAACACGGCATGGTCGGCTACACCTTCGAGATCCCGGGCGCGGGCGTCATGAACGCCCTGCGCTGGCGCTCCCACGAAGACGGCAGCGACCTGCGAGGCTCCCTGCCCCCGCGCGAAGTCCAACCCCTGCCGACGACCTTCGAACGCGCCGCCGCTGCGGGAATCGAAGCCGCAGTGGTGTCCTCGGCGCATTTCGCCAACACCGCCCTGACCCAAGCGACCCAGGGCGGTGCCCAATACGTCGGCGTGCACGCGCTGGGCGACCTGGCCGCGCGAACCTTGGACGTACTGTCTTCGCGGTCGTTCTGCTATGCCTACCACAGTGAATTGGACCTGCTGGGCCACCTCTACGGCCCCGGCTCGACCGCGTGGCGCATGCAACTGCGTCACGTCGACCGCCTGGTTGAGTCCATTGTGGACGGATTGCCCGCCGGTGCGGTGCTGGCGGTGGTGGCGGACCACGGAATGGTGACCGTCGAGGAGAAACTGAACCTGGAGGACACACCGGAACTTCTGGCAGGCGTCCGCGCTTTCGGCGGCGAAGTCCGCGCACGACATGTCTACACGGAACCCGGCGCGACGGCGGATGTCGTGGCCGCGTGGCGTTCGGTGCTGGGTTCGCGGGCCTGGGTCCTGCCGCGCGAAGAGGCGATCGCCGCAGGCTGGTTCGGTGCCGCGGTGAGCGACCGGGTACGCCCGCGAATCGGCGACGTCGTCGCCGCGGCGACCGGGACGTTCGGCATGGTGCGCGAACTGGCCGAAGCGGTGGAGTCGAACCTGGTGGGCCAGCATGGCTCGCTGACGTCGGCGGAGCAGTTGGTTCCGCTGGTGATCGCGCGGGGTTGA
- the ctaD gene encoding cytochrome c oxidase subunit I, whose translation MTAVAPKPIATRPYPARETAKGSYLLRLFRTTDHKQIGIMYLVSSFAFFMIGGAMAMLIRTELAQPGQQFLSQEQYNQLFTMHGTVMLLLYATPSLFGFANFILPLQIGSPDVAFPRLNAFSYWLFLFGSLIVLSGFLTPGGAADFGWFAYTPLSDAIHSPGVGADLWIAGLAVSGLGTILGAVNMITTVVCLRAPGMTMYRMPIFTWNILITSILILLAFPILTAALFGLLADRHLGAHVFDPANGGVILWQHLFWFFGHPEVYIVALPFFGIVSEIFPVFSRKPVFGYKGLVFATLSIAALSVAVWAHHMYATGAVLLPFFSFMTFLIAVPTGVKFFNWIGTMWKGQLSFETPMIFSMGFIVTFLFGGLTGIMLAAPAIDFHVSDSYFVVAHFHYVLYGTIVFATFAGIYFWFPKITGRMMDEKLGKWHFWTTFIGFHTTFLVQHWLGAEGMPRRYADYLASDGFTTLNTISTIGAYILGASTLPFIWNVFKSYRYGEIVTVDDPWGYGNSLEWATSCPPPRHNFTELPRIRSERPAFELHYPHMVERLHAEGEIGFFGKAKHVAAPSQKLVDATMPGDHSKDNASEQ comes from the coding sequence GTGACGGCCGTAGCCCCCAAGCCGATCGCGACGCGCCCGTATCCCGCGCGCGAGACGGCAAAGGGTTCGTACCTGCTGCGGTTGTTCCGCACGACGGACCACAAGCAGATCGGGATCATGTATCTGGTCTCGTCGTTCGCCTTCTTCATGATCGGCGGCGCGATGGCCATGCTCATCCGGACGGAGCTCGCCCAGCCGGGGCAGCAGTTCCTGTCGCAGGAGCAGTACAACCAGCTGTTCACCATGCACGGCACGGTGATGCTGCTGCTGTACGCGACGCCGAGCCTGTTCGGGTTCGCGAACTTCATCCTGCCGCTGCAGATCGGCTCGCCCGACGTGGCGTTCCCGCGGCTGAACGCGTTCTCCTACTGGCTGTTCCTGTTCGGCAGCCTGATCGTGCTGTCCGGCTTCCTGACGCCCGGCGGCGCCGCCGACTTCGGCTGGTTCGCCTACACGCCGCTGTCGGACGCCATCCACTCGCCCGGCGTCGGAGCCGACCTGTGGATCGCCGGCCTGGCGGTGTCCGGTCTCGGCACGATCCTCGGCGCGGTCAACATGATCACCACCGTGGTCTGCCTCCGCGCGCCCGGCATGACGATGTACCGGATGCCGATCTTCACCTGGAACATCCTGATCACGAGCATCCTGATCCTGCTCGCGTTCCCGATCCTCACCGCGGCCCTGTTCGGCCTGCTGGCGGACCGGCACCTCGGAGCCCACGTGTTCGACCCGGCCAACGGCGGGGTGATCCTGTGGCAGCACCTGTTCTGGTTCTTCGGCCATCCAGAGGTCTACATCGTCGCGCTGCCGTTCTTCGGGATCGTGTCGGAGATCTTCCCGGTCTTCAGCCGCAAGCCGGTGTTCGGCTACAAGGGCCTGGTCTTCGCGACGCTGTCGATCGCGGCGCTGTCGGTGGCGGTGTGGGCGCACCACATGTACGCGACCGGCGCGGTCCTGCTGCCGTTCTTCTCCTTCATGACGTTCCTCATCGCGGTCCCGACCGGCGTGAAGTTCTTCAACTGGATCGGCACGATGTGGAAGGGCCAGCTGTCCTTCGAGACGCCGATGATCTTCTCGATGGGCTTCATCGTCACGTTCCTCTTCGGCGGTCTGACCGGCATCATGCTGGCCGCTCCGGCGATCGACTTCCACGTGTCGGACAGCTACTTCGTGGTGGCGCACTTCCACTACGTCCTCTACGGCACGATCGTGTTCGCGACCTTCGCCGGGATCTACTTCTGGTTCCCGAAGATCACCGGCCGGATGATGGACGAGAAGCTCGGGAAGTGGCACTTCTGGACCACGTTCATCGGCTTCCACACCACGTTCCTGGTGCAGCACTGGCTGGGCGCGGAAGGCATGCCGCGGCGCTACGCGGACTACCTGGCCAGCGACGGGTTCACCACGCTGAACACGATCTCCACGATCGGCGCGTACATCCTCGGGGCGTCCACGCTGCCGTTCATCTGGAACGTGTTCAAGAGCTACCGGTACGGCGAAATCGTCACGGTCGACGACCCGTGGGGCTACGGCAACTCGCTCGAGTGGGCCACGTCCTGCCCGCCGCCGCGGCACAACTTCACCGAACTGCCCCGGATCCGCTCCGAGCGGCCCGCGTTCGAGCTGCACTACCCGCACATGGTCGAACGCCTGCACGCGGAAGGCGAGATCGGCTTCTTCGGCAAGGCCAAGCACGTCGCGGCCCCGTCGCAGAAGCTCGTGGACGCCACCATGCCGGGCGACCACA
- a CDS encoding zinc ribbon domain-containing protein: MPTYAYRCRDCTETFELQRPMAESSAPAPCPEGHTDTVKLLTTVALTGSASAPAPAGGGCCGGGCCS; encoded by the coding sequence ATGCCCACCTACGCCTACCGTTGCCGCGACTGCACCGAGACGTTCGAACTCCAGCGCCCGATGGCGGAGTCGAGCGCGCCCGCCCCTTGCCCGGAGGGGCACACGGACACGGTCAAGCTGCTCACGACCGTCGCGCTCACCGGCTCGGCCTCCGCACCCGCACCCGCTGGCGGAGGATGCTGCGGAGGCGGCTGCTGCAGCTGA
- a CDS encoding phosphotransferase, which translates to MTDPYRVAAVSSALAVGRRFGLPADAAEVLHERSNVLVRMGPVVARVPATTRLLRPDATAWLERDVALSAYLTERGVRVVSPAADPPAGPHFAEGLPVTLWHWTPHDPDHRHGPDETAGSLARVHAALRDYPGELPSRGPVGELLDTVTRDASLLDGFADRIRAETERLAALLPSGPVQALHGDAHPGNLIETADGPYWLDFEDTWRGPLEWDLAILARQGGPEFLAAYPGEADEAVLATCTQLRLLFAVAWRFLIAQRFPHRLADARAAAVEYFS; encoded by the coding sequence ATGACCGACCCGTACCGCGTCGCGGCGGTCTCCTCCGCGCTCGCGGTCGGCCGCCGGTTCGGCCTCCCGGCCGATGCCGCCGAGGTGCTGCACGAGCGCTCGAACGTGCTGGTGAGAATGGGTCCGGTCGTGGCGAGGGTCCCGGCCACCACCCGGCTGCTGCGGCCGGACGCGACCGCGTGGCTCGAGCGGGACGTCGCCCTTTCGGCCTATCTCACCGAACGTGGTGTGCGCGTCGTCTCACCGGCCGCGGATCCCCCGGCCGGACCGCATTTCGCCGAGGGCCTGCCGGTCACGCTCTGGCACTGGACCCCGCACGATCCGGACCATCGGCACGGGCCGGACGAGACCGCCGGATCGCTCGCCCGGGTCCACGCCGCGTTGCGCGACTACCCCGGCGAACTGCCCTCCCGCGGCCCGGTCGGCGAACTCCTCGACACCGTCACGCGCGACGCTTCGCTGCTGGACGGCTTCGCGGACCGGATCCGCGCGGAGACCGAACGACTAGCGGCGCTGCTGCCGTCCGGCCCGGTCCAGGCCCTGCACGGCGACGCGCACCCCGGCAACCTCATCGAGACCGCCGACGGTCCGTACTGGCTCGACTTCGAGGACACCTGGCGCGGACCGCTCGAATGGGACCTGGCGATCCTCGCGCGACAAGGCGGCCCGGAGTTCCTGGCCGCGTACCCGGGCGAAGCGGACGAAGCCGTTCTCGCGACGTGTACGCAGCTTCGCTTGCTCTTCGCAGTGGCGTGGCGGTTCTTGATCGCACAGCGTTTCCCGCACCGCCTCGCCGATGCGCGCGCCGCAGCGGTCGAGTACTTCAGCTGA